From a single Apostichopus japonicus isolate 1M-3 chromosome 12, ASM3797524v1, whole genome shotgun sequence genomic region:
- the LOC139977037 gene encoding uncharacterized protein isoform X1, producing the protein MVRKHICSTTLLSLYLLLIMRTSNAKVVLALLHDNVTFTCEIYPFPHTLLWKYENDVIDNKAYQAGVQANDNVVSMKWNIPNVHFKDAGDYSCVQYPTKGFSKSSNFQLLVQGHPNISVSQTTTVEGESITATCCVENSFPPGESLFSWSLGEMPVTRYQHVPFQEACFNSFHIQCCDVVFTSSRDVHDQEITCLIDNELQASTSSRLEIFWPPELRILVNDERTEGNIDVIKGKMYDFKCIASDSNPAADVKWKINGYYTDGNSSNFHTDDGTHYSQSSLSYVLNQHDAILECIALGNFDTNRTRTSIHVFAHDLPRLRIFLNEDEVIDTVEVIKGQTYNLACEARSAKFKVELRWIINSVSIDENVNHLFNEDTNGNVSSKIDLSYAFQTHTSTVVCSAYVEPEFVTVSKRAQVFAYLVPDLNILVNDASSVGKISVYDKPVVNLTCIAINASSQLEVEWTAEGKRLDELYGVRIIPFVKNTNGIVTSNVSIVLREDYTTVSCVSSGESELQRKVTSVVIQYYEAPNVTMYYKGDVARVDLNVYVGTHVRLTCNASNVEVLDSLTWHLTRLSLTPGENNINTIINGSGEELAVTSLDMTVSRAEVLNVTCIAIDSNRTVRDTSVTLTIEFHDFPEISICLDGLNTTDEIMHMRYDTNHSVTCNVRGDMLSAYVLFFSISPSPKVKIANETMAIEHRGKYNIDPLTLPFQARSEYFYAKCKIEDPVEMRNVSTHLQIATFVPPEIIIVFQEEIIKTNISIDPDITHKLTCFAMGGNPNVTLVWLTKSSEVFEVNSTTYAQRNEQDQYFDIVNDLYFRLETEIAQVICTADSELEEQNCNSSVTLLMKLQAESTDLHSWNLNKIIITPALILAAVLVGTFIIYRNVRRFRSFSNLDTRSAAITRPDTETICTSLDDTIAGGEHMAVCSAQIDKTGNTPANRKQSMALPKVPRENRRSYRDYASLRIKSLHAKIYKRHEVCFVLHLKKGMLLDRWMGTIVNKNGNKKSVFVTSVKEDRQVKREYHWDMYVQKVMEMPHHRALIQTVGLCIDRVNIFLLQNYQPVGTLDDWMVGKQQTASSITTVEVLEYANQIVAGMEMIVTYGFLHPGLSMKKILLTERKCCKIYDFCLKEDVSKKVDLIKGKENRPTLPPETEERNEYTWASDSWSVAICICDVFAYAHGIKVDIDGETEDGQRDLPIDVQNSLQECFSKDPMNRLPLRNLKESLSTWLSEEGIKLMPDDDSESSSCSSPSVSDDEEGYMSMSAHVTVDRHDIITTSL; encoded by the exons ATGGTCAGAAAACACATTTGTTCCACTACCTTACTCAGCCTATACCTTCTACTTATCA TGAGAACAAGTAACGCAAAAGTTGTGTTAGCTCTTCTCCACGATAACGTGACATTCACATGCGAAATCTACCCATTCCCGCACACATTGCTATGGAAATATGAAAACGATGTTATTGACAACAAAGCATATCAAGCCGGGGTCCAAGCGAACGACAACGTGGTATCAATGAAGTGGAATATTCCAAACGTACACTTCAAAGATGCTGGAGATTATTCTTGTGTACAATATCCTACCAAAGGTTTTTCCAAGTCATCCAATTTTCAGCTACTTGTTCAAG GACATCCAAATATATCAGTGTCACAGACAACCACAGTTGAAGGGGAAAGTATAACAGCAACATGTTGCGTTGAGAATAGTTTCCCACCAGGTGAAAGTTTATTTTCATGGTCCCTTGGTGAAATGCCAGTAACAAGATATCAACACGTACCATTCCAAGAAGCCTGCTTCAACAGTTTTCATATCCAATGTTGTGATGTGGTATTTACCAGTTCTCGAGATGTTCACGACCAGGAAATAACATGCCTTATTGATAATGAGCTTCAGGCATCGACTTCTAGCCGattagaaatatttt gGCCGCCAGAGCTTCGTATTCTGGTAAATGATGAAAGAACTGAGGGCAATATTGACGTCATTAAAGGGAAAATGTATGATTTTAAGTGTATCGCGTCGGACTCAAACCCAGCGGCGGATGTGAAATGGAAGATTAACGGATACTATACCGACGGAAACAGCAGCAACTTTCACACTGATGATGGCACACACTACTCTCAAAGCAGTCTTTCGTACGTTTTAAATCAACATGATGCCATATTGGAGTGCATAGCATTGGGTAACTTTGACACGAATAGAACAAGAACATCTATTCATGTATTTGCACACG ATCTGCCTCGCCTGCGTATTTTCTTGAACGAAGACGAGGTAATCGATACAGTGGAGGTCATAAAAGGACAGACGTATAACTTAGCATGCGAAGCAAGGTCTGCAAAGTTCAAAGTAGAACTACGGTGGATCATTAACTCTGTATCGATAGACGAAAACGTAAATCATCTCTTTAACGAAGATACGAACGGAAATGTGTCCTCAAAGATCGATCTTTCCTATGCATTCCAAACACATACTTCAACAGTGGTTTGCTCAGCTTATGTAGAGCCTGAATTTGTTACAGTTTCAAAGAGGGCCCAAGTATTTGCCTACC TTGTCCCAGATCTTAATATATTAGTTAATGATGCGTCTTCGGTGGGAAAGATATCAGTCTACGACAAGCCAGTTGTAAATTTGACATGTATTGCTATAAACGCGAGTTCACAATTGGAGGTAGAATGGACGGCAGAGGGAAAACGATTGGATGAACTATATGGCGTGAGGATTATACCATTTGTTAAAAATACAAATGGCATAGTGACAAGTAATGTGTCAATTGTATTACGAGAAGATTACACTACTGTTTCATGTGTATCGTCTGGTGAGAGTGAGCTTCAACGTAAAGTGACATCGGTGGTTATACAATACTACG AAGCTCCAAACGTGACCATGTATTACAAAGGCGACGTCGCTCGAGTCGATCTCAATGTTTACGTTGGCACCCATGTGAGGTTAACATGCAACGCATCAAATGTGGAAGTATTGGATTCGTTAACATGGCACCTCACTAGACTCTCCTTAACCCCGGGAGAAAACAATATAAACACAATTATTAATGGGTCGGGTGAAGAATTGGCTGTCACTAGTCTGGATATGACGGTATCCCGTGCAGAAGTACTGAACGTAACATGCATCGCAATTGACAGCAACAGGACCGTTCGAGATACATCTGTTACTTTGACCATTGAGTTTCATG attTTCCTGAAATAAGTATTTGCTTGGATGGATTAAATACAACTGATGAAATTATGCATATGCGTTACGACACTAATCATTCTGTCACTTGCAATGTTAGGGGTGACATGTTGTCAGCATATGTATTGTTTTTCTCAATAAGTCCGAGTCCTAAAGTGAAAATTGCGAATGAAACCATGGCAATTGAACACAGAGGCAAATACAACATCGACCCACTAACTCTTCCTTTTCAAGCTCGATCAGAATATTTTTACGCGAAATGCAAAATAGAAGATCCAGTCGAAATGCGAAATGTATCCACTCACTTGCAGATCGCCACGTTTG TACCTCCAGAAATCATCATAGTTTTCCAAGaggaaataattaaaacaaatatcagtATTGATCCTGACATAACCCATAAGCTAACATGTTTTGCTATGGGAGGGAACCCAAATGTTACCTTGGTTTGGTTGACCAAGTCAAGTGAAGTTTTTGAGGTAAATAGTACAACATACGCACAAAGGAATGAACAAGACCAATATTTCGACATAGTCAATGATCTGTATTTTCGTCTTGAGACGGAAATCGCTCAAGTAATTTGCACAGCTGATTCAGAGTTGGAGGAACAGAATTGTAACTCGTCAGTTACCCTTCTGATGAAGCTTCAAGCTG AAAGCACAGACCTTCATTCATGGAACCTTAACAAGATCATCATTACCCCTGCATTGATTTTGGCTGCAGTCCTCGTGGGTACATTTATAATTTACAGAAACGTGCGTAGAT TCCGCTCATTTTCTAATCTTGACACAAGGAGTGCAGCAATTACCCG ACCAGATACGGAAACCATATGTACTTCATTAGATGACACGATAGCAGGTGGTGAACATATGGCTGTATGTTCTGCACAGATAG ATAAAACTGGCAATACACCAGCTAACAGAAAGCAGAG CATGGCGCTGCCAAAGGTACCGAGAGAGAACAGGCGTTCTTATAGAG ACTACGCTAGTCTCAGAATAAAGTCCTTGCACGCGAAAATTTACAAGAGGCATGAAGTCTGTTTCGTACTTCATTTGAAGAAAGGAATGTTACTTGACAGATGGATGGGAACAATTGTCAACAAAAATGGTAACAAGAAGTCGGTTTTCGTCACCTCTGTGAAAG AAGACAGACAAGTAAAGAGAGAATACCACTGGGATATGTACGTTCAGAAGGTCATGGAAATGCCTCACCATAGAGCACTGATACAAACTGTGGGGCTTTGTATCGACAGAG TGAATATTTTCCTTTTGCAAAACTATCAACCGGTTGGTACACTAGATGATTGGATGGTAGGAAAACAACAGACCGCCAGCTCTATTACAACCGTAGAAGTGTTGGAATATGCAAATCAAATTGTAGCTGGAATGGAAATGATCGTTACATATGGG TTTTTGCACCCTGGACTTTCAATGAAAAAAATTTTGTTGACAGAAAGAAAGTGCTGTAAAATCTATGACTTTTGTCTCAAAGAGGATGTCTCGAAAAAAGTCGATTTGATTAAAGGGAAG GAGAATAGACCGACCCTGCCACCAGAGACAGAAGAACGCAACGAATATACTTGGGCAAGTGATTCCTGGTCTGTGGCAATATGCATTTGTGACGTATTTGCATACG CTCATGGGATAAAGGTGGACATCGACGGTGAAACAGAAGATGGACAGCGTGATTTACCAATTGATGT TCAAAACAGCTTACAAGAATGTTTTTCAAAAGATCCCATGAATCGACTTCCGTTGCGAAATTTGAAAGAATCATTATCGACCTGGTTATCGGAAGAGGGCATC AAACTGATGCCAGACGATGATAGTGAGAGCAGCAGTTGCTCTTCGCCAAGCGTAAGTGATGACGAGGAGGGATACATGTCGATGAGTGCGCACGTAACGGTAGACAGACATGATATTATTACGACTAGTCTGTAG
- the LOC139977037 gene encoding uncharacterized protein isoform X2, translated as MVRKHICSTTLLSLYLLLIMRTSNAKVVLALLHDNVTFTCEIYPFPHTLLWKYENDVIDNKAYQAGVQANDNVVSMKWNIPNVHFKDAGDYSCVQYPTKGFSKSSNFQLLVQGHPNISVSQTTTVEGESITATCCVENSFPPGESLFSWSLGEMPVTRYQHVPFQEACFNSFHIQCCDVVFTSSRDVHDQEITCLIDNELQASTSSRLEIFWPPELRILVNDERTEGNIDVIKGKMYDFKCIASDSNPAADVKWKINGYYTDGNSSNFHTDDGTHYSQSSLSYVLNQHDAILECIALGNFDTNRTRTSIHVFAHDLPRLRIFLNEDEVIDTVEVIKGQTYNLACEARSAKFKVELRWIINSVSIDENVNHLFNEDTNGNVSSKIDLSYAFQTHTSTVVCSAYVEPEFVTVSKRAQVFAYLVPDLNILVNDASSVGKISVYDKPVVNLTCIAINASSQLEVEWTAEGKRLDELYGVRIIPFVKNTNGIVTSNVSIVLREDYTTVSCVSSGESELQRKVTSVVIQYYEAPNVTMYYKGDVARVDLNVYVGTHVRLTCNASNVEVLDSLTWHLTRLSLTPGENNINTIINGSGEELAVTSLDMTVSRAEVLNVTCIAIDSNRTVRDTSVTLTIEFHDFPEISICLDGLNTTDEIMHMRYDTNHSVTCNVRGDMLSAYVLFFSISPSPKVKIANETMAIEHRGKYNIDPLTLPFQARSEYFYAKCKIEDPVEMRNVSTHLQIATFVPPEIIIVFQEEIIKTNISIDPDITHKLTCFAMGGNPNVTLVWLTKSSEVFEVNSTTYAQRNEQDQYFDIVNDLYFRLETEIAQVICTADSELEEQNCNSSVTLLMKLQAESTDLHSWNLNKIIITPALILAAVLVGTFIIYRNVRRFRSFSNLDTRSAAITRPDTETICTSLDDTIAGGEHMAVCSAQIDKTGNTPANRKQSMALPKVPRENRRSYRDYASLRIKSLHAKIYKRHEVCFVLHLKKGMLLDRWMGTIVNKNGNKKSVFVTSVKEDRQVKREYHWDMYVQKVMEMPHHRALIQTVGLCIDRVNIFLLQNYQPVGTLDDWMVGKQQTASSITTVEVLEYANQIVAGMEMIVTYGFLHPGLSMKKILLTERKCCKIYDFCLKEDVSKKVDLIKGKENRPTLPPETEERNEYTWASDSWSVAICICDVFAYAHGIKVDIDGETEDGQRDLPIDVFSCHKKYSVF; from the exons ATGGTCAGAAAACACATTTGTTCCACTACCTTACTCAGCCTATACCTTCTACTTATCA TGAGAACAAGTAACGCAAAAGTTGTGTTAGCTCTTCTCCACGATAACGTGACATTCACATGCGAAATCTACCCATTCCCGCACACATTGCTATGGAAATATGAAAACGATGTTATTGACAACAAAGCATATCAAGCCGGGGTCCAAGCGAACGACAACGTGGTATCAATGAAGTGGAATATTCCAAACGTACACTTCAAAGATGCTGGAGATTATTCTTGTGTACAATATCCTACCAAAGGTTTTTCCAAGTCATCCAATTTTCAGCTACTTGTTCAAG GACATCCAAATATATCAGTGTCACAGACAACCACAGTTGAAGGGGAAAGTATAACAGCAACATGTTGCGTTGAGAATAGTTTCCCACCAGGTGAAAGTTTATTTTCATGGTCCCTTGGTGAAATGCCAGTAACAAGATATCAACACGTACCATTCCAAGAAGCCTGCTTCAACAGTTTTCATATCCAATGTTGTGATGTGGTATTTACCAGTTCTCGAGATGTTCACGACCAGGAAATAACATGCCTTATTGATAATGAGCTTCAGGCATCGACTTCTAGCCGattagaaatatttt gGCCGCCAGAGCTTCGTATTCTGGTAAATGATGAAAGAACTGAGGGCAATATTGACGTCATTAAAGGGAAAATGTATGATTTTAAGTGTATCGCGTCGGACTCAAACCCAGCGGCGGATGTGAAATGGAAGATTAACGGATACTATACCGACGGAAACAGCAGCAACTTTCACACTGATGATGGCACACACTACTCTCAAAGCAGTCTTTCGTACGTTTTAAATCAACATGATGCCATATTGGAGTGCATAGCATTGGGTAACTTTGACACGAATAGAACAAGAACATCTATTCATGTATTTGCACACG ATCTGCCTCGCCTGCGTATTTTCTTGAACGAAGACGAGGTAATCGATACAGTGGAGGTCATAAAAGGACAGACGTATAACTTAGCATGCGAAGCAAGGTCTGCAAAGTTCAAAGTAGAACTACGGTGGATCATTAACTCTGTATCGATAGACGAAAACGTAAATCATCTCTTTAACGAAGATACGAACGGAAATGTGTCCTCAAAGATCGATCTTTCCTATGCATTCCAAACACATACTTCAACAGTGGTTTGCTCAGCTTATGTAGAGCCTGAATTTGTTACAGTTTCAAAGAGGGCCCAAGTATTTGCCTACC TTGTCCCAGATCTTAATATATTAGTTAATGATGCGTCTTCGGTGGGAAAGATATCAGTCTACGACAAGCCAGTTGTAAATTTGACATGTATTGCTATAAACGCGAGTTCACAATTGGAGGTAGAATGGACGGCAGAGGGAAAACGATTGGATGAACTATATGGCGTGAGGATTATACCATTTGTTAAAAATACAAATGGCATAGTGACAAGTAATGTGTCAATTGTATTACGAGAAGATTACACTACTGTTTCATGTGTATCGTCTGGTGAGAGTGAGCTTCAACGTAAAGTGACATCGGTGGTTATACAATACTACG AAGCTCCAAACGTGACCATGTATTACAAAGGCGACGTCGCTCGAGTCGATCTCAATGTTTACGTTGGCACCCATGTGAGGTTAACATGCAACGCATCAAATGTGGAAGTATTGGATTCGTTAACATGGCACCTCACTAGACTCTCCTTAACCCCGGGAGAAAACAATATAAACACAATTATTAATGGGTCGGGTGAAGAATTGGCTGTCACTAGTCTGGATATGACGGTATCCCGTGCAGAAGTACTGAACGTAACATGCATCGCAATTGACAGCAACAGGACCGTTCGAGATACATCTGTTACTTTGACCATTGAGTTTCATG attTTCCTGAAATAAGTATTTGCTTGGATGGATTAAATACAACTGATGAAATTATGCATATGCGTTACGACACTAATCATTCTGTCACTTGCAATGTTAGGGGTGACATGTTGTCAGCATATGTATTGTTTTTCTCAATAAGTCCGAGTCCTAAAGTGAAAATTGCGAATGAAACCATGGCAATTGAACACAGAGGCAAATACAACATCGACCCACTAACTCTTCCTTTTCAAGCTCGATCAGAATATTTTTACGCGAAATGCAAAATAGAAGATCCAGTCGAAATGCGAAATGTATCCACTCACTTGCAGATCGCCACGTTTG TACCTCCAGAAATCATCATAGTTTTCCAAGaggaaataattaaaacaaatatcagtATTGATCCTGACATAACCCATAAGCTAACATGTTTTGCTATGGGAGGGAACCCAAATGTTACCTTGGTTTGGTTGACCAAGTCAAGTGAAGTTTTTGAGGTAAATAGTACAACATACGCACAAAGGAATGAACAAGACCAATATTTCGACATAGTCAATGATCTGTATTTTCGTCTTGAGACGGAAATCGCTCAAGTAATTTGCACAGCTGATTCAGAGTTGGAGGAACAGAATTGTAACTCGTCAGTTACCCTTCTGATGAAGCTTCAAGCTG AAAGCACAGACCTTCATTCATGGAACCTTAACAAGATCATCATTACCCCTGCATTGATTTTGGCTGCAGTCCTCGTGGGTACATTTATAATTTACAGAAACGTGCGTAGAT TCCGCTCATTTTCTAATCTTGACACAAGGAGTGCAGCAATTACCCG ACCAGATACGGAAACCATATGTACTTCATTAGATGACACGATAGCAGGTGGTGAACATATGGCTGTATGTTCTGCACAGATAG ATAAAACTGGCAATACACCAGCTAACAGAAAGCAGAG CATGGCGCTGCCAAAGGTACCGAGAGAGAACAGGCGTTCTTATAGAG ACTACGCTAGTCTCAGAATAAAGTCCTTGCACGCGAAAATTTACAAGAGGCATGAAGTCTGTTTCGTACTTCATTTGAAGAAAGGAATGTTACTTGACAGATGGATGGGAACAATTGTCAACAAAAATGGTAACAAGAAGTCGGTTTTCGTCACCTCTGTGAAAG AAGACAGACAAGTAAAGAGAGAATACCACTGGGATATGTACGTTCAGAAGGTCATGGAAATGCCTCACCATAGAGCACTGATACAAACTGTGGGGCTTTGTATCGACAGAG TGAATATTTTCCTTTTGCAAAACTATCAACCGGTTGGTACACTAGATGATTGGATGGTAGGAAAACAACAGACCGCCAGCTCTATTACAACCGTAGAAGTGTTGGAATATGCAAATCAAATTGTAGCTGGAATGGAAATGATCGTTACATATGGG TTTTTGCACCCTGGACTTTCAATGAAAAAAATTTTGTTGACAGAAAGAAAGTGCTGTAAAATCTATGACTTTTGTCTCAAAGAGGATGTCTCGAAAAAAGTCGATTTGATTAAAGGGAAG GAGAATAGACCGACCCTGCCACCAGAGACAGAAGAACGCAACGAATATACTTGGGCAAGTGATTCCTGGTCTGTGGCAATATGCATTTGTGACGTATTTGCATACG CTCATGGGATAAAGGTGGACATCGACGGTGAAACAGAAGATGGACAGCGTGATTTACCAATTGATGT gttttcctGTCACAAGAAATACAGTGTTTTCTAA